Proteins from a single region of Aureibacter tunicatorum:
- a CDS encoding chitinase, with product MKNSYLATLFIIILLNFSSCNNDDDTKPISLADDPAAKSIRDIFTKEDFELWFPDSIMAWGSKTRTRNPFYSYEAFIEAAKRYPKFGTEGSVEQNKKEIAAFLANCAHETTGGWSTAPGPHGTYSWGLYWIREVGCTPQKPCQQYTVPNQEYPPMSTEGYYGRGPLQISYNYNYGRCSEDLFGDKTILLKNPDMVATDSVLAFKAALWFWMTPQPPKPSCHQIMLEDWVPSRQDSMANRLPKYQFAMTIVVINGGVECYGTGTPSLQALNRVGFDSLFLDFYNIKKDLPVSDCDCSKISPY from the coding sequence ATGAAAAATAGTTACCTTGCCACTTTATTTATAATCATTTTGTTGAATTTCTCTTCCTGCAATAATGATGATGACACCAAGCCAATTTCATTAGCAGACGACCCTGCGGCCAAATCAATTAGAGATATATTCACCAAGGAGGATTTTGAACTCTGGTTTCCCGACTCCATCATGGCATGGGGATCAAAAACCAGAACCAGAAATCCATTTTACTCATACGAAGCCTTCATCGAAGCCGCTAAAAGATATCCAAAATTCGGAACGGAAGGCAGCGTTGAGCAAAATAAAAAAGAAATAGCAGCCTTTTTAGCCAATTGCGCTCATGAAACCACAGGAGGTTGGAGTACAGCTCCAGGTCCTCACGGGACTTATTCTTGGGGTTTATATTGGATAAGAGAAGTTGGCTGCACTCCTCAAAAGCCTTGTCAGCAATACACTGTTCCGAACCAAGAATATCCTCCAATGTCCACAGAAGGATATTATGGCAGAGGCCCATTGCAAATTAGCTATAACTATAATTACGGAAGATGCAGTGAGGACTTATTCGGAGACAAAACTATCTTGCTTAAAAATCCTGACATGGTTGCGACAGATAGCGTCCTAGCCTTTAAAGCCGCTCTTTGGTTTTGGATGACACCTCAACCACCCAAGCCATCTTGTCACCAGATCATGTTGGAAGACTGGGTCCCATCTCGCCAAGACTCGATGGCTAATAGATTGCCAAAATATCAATTCGCCATGACTATTGTGGTTATTAACGGAGGTGTCGAATGCTATGGAACGGGAACTCCTTCCTTGCAAGCCTTGAACAGAGTTGGTTTCGACTCTCTTTTCCTTGATTTTTACAATATCAAGAAAGATCTGCCTGTTTCTGACTGCGATTGCAGCAAAATAAGCCCATATTAA